A genomic segment from Limnochordia bacterium encodes:
- a CDS encoding LysM peptidoglycan-binding domain-containing protein, which produces MPCPSGSFSYPVMRGDTLFFIAQRYGTTVSAILAINPQITNPDLIFPGELICVPTRPPFPPAPCPTGSFQYTIQLGDTLFFIAQRYGTTVAAIVALNPQITNPNFIIQGQVICVPATPPAPVMCPANAFSYAVIQGDTLFFIAQRYGTTVSAILAINPQIVNPNIIFPGQVICVPARITVPPPPPPVCGPNTFAYLVKRGDTLFGIAITYGTTVAQILNINPQITDPDLIFPGQVICVPATPPAPPPCPSDSFSLAVRAGDTLFVIAQRYGTTVGDILAINPQITNPNLIFAGQIICMPQQPPLPPGGCGINSYPYPVQLGDNLNLIAFNYGTTVSEILTVNPQITDPAQIVPGQVICIPIA; this is translated from the coding sequence ATGCCATGTCCTTCTGGTTCTTTTAGTTATCCGGTAATGAGAGGAGATACACTATTTTTTATCGCCCAGCGCTACGGGACTACCGTCTCGGCGATTCTTGCCATTAACCCGCAGATCACAAACCCGGACTTAATCTTCCCCGGCGAGCTTATCTGTGTGCCAACCCGTCCCCCATTTCCACCGGCACCGTGCCCAACGGGCAGTTTCCAGTACACGATCCAACTAGGTGACACCCTTTTCTTCATCGCCCAAAGGTATGGGACCACCGTGGCAGCCATTGTTGCCCTTAATCCCCAGATTACCAATCCCAATTTCATTATACAAGGCCAAGTCATTTGCGTACCGGCAACACCTCCGGCGCCGGTGATGTGCCCGGCTAACGCTTTTTCCTATGCGGTCATCCAGGGTGATACCCTGTTCTTCATCGCCCAACGCTACGGCACCACGGTGTCCGCAATTCTCGCTATCAATCCGCAGATTGTAAATCCGAATATTATCTTCCCCGGCCAAGTGATCTGCGTACCAGCAAGAATCACCGTTCCCCCTCCCCCACCACCGGTATGTGGACCTAATACCTTTGCTTACCTTGTCAAACGGGGAGATACCCTCTTTGGTATCGCCATCACCTACGGAACAACGGTAGCACAGATTCTAAACATTAACCCCCAGATTACCGATCCAGACCTAATTTTCCCAGGACAAGTGATCTGCGTGCCCGCTACCCCACCGGCTCCACCCCCTTGTCCTAGTGACAGCTTCTCCCTTGCCGTTAGGGCAGGAGACACTCTGTTTGTCATCGCCCAGCGATACGGTACCACCGTAGGGGACATCTTAGCCATTAATCCGCAAATTACGAATCCAAACCTTATCTTCGCTGGTCAGATTATCTGCATGCCTCAACAGCCACCCCTACCCCCTGGAGGCTGTGGGATTAATAGTTACCCCTATCCAGTGCAATTGGGTGATAACCTAAACCTAATTGCCTTCAACTATGGTACTACGGTAAGTGAAATCCTGACCGTTAACCCCCAGATCACAGACCCGGCCCAGATTGTACCTGGCCAGGTCATCTGCATTCCTATCGCATAG
- a CDS encoding DivIVA domain-containing protein, translated as MLTPKDIHEAKFKRVFRGYDVEMVDQFLERVVLEYSQVYEENQRLRTKISELEQQLASYSRLQDSIQDILTTAKLNAKALQESTEKQARSVLESAQLEAAQIQREAEAKLAEQKLALKQLIEKEQVFRSQMETYLYSFLELLRGAEALADFDSKKQAAAAADE; from the coding sequence ATGCTGACTCCAAAGGATATTCATGAGGCCAAATTCAAGCGAGTATTTCGGGGCTACGATGTTGAGATGGTTGATCAGTTTCTTGAACGAGTGGTTCTTGAATATAGTCAGGTTTATGAAGAGAACCAGAGATTGCGCACAAAGATATCGGAGCTTGAGCAACAGCTTGCCTCCTATAGTAGGCTTCAGGACTCTATTCAAGACATTCTTACCACTGCGAAGCTGAATGCCAAGGCCCTGCAGGAGTCTACCGAAAAGCAGGCGCGAAGCGTTCTGGAAAGTGCGCAGCTTGAGGCGGCGCAGATTCAGCGGGAGGCGGAGGCAAAGCTGGCGGAGCAGAAACTGGCACTAAAGCAGTTGATTGAAAAAGAACAGGTTTTTCGGTCCCAAATGGAGACCTATCTGTATAGCTTTTTAGAGCTTTTGCGTGGCGCCGAGGCACTGGCTGATTTTGACTCAAAGAAGCAGGCAGCAGCGGCAGCCGATGAGTGA
- a CDS encoding YlmH/Sll1252 family protein — protein sequence MPQDLEARIRDLAEQAYNNNKAMATGFLDPAAQDEAEAVARSIRGIVYRFFGGYPGAERQRLVVYPDYLSADSFDEPIGAVEITGKWDGTLTHRDFLGSLTALGLKIDRLGDLLPGHNKCHVLVVPEVADFITLNLTRVGSFPVEVVRIDPDMLDVGTQKLKEIRGTVASLRLDAVASTGFGVSRSKMAKEIKSERVKVNWQVEDDPAQSIKEKDVISYRGKGRVVVEEIGGTSRKGRVHLRLMRTRS from the coding sequence ATGCCACAGGATTTGGAGGCAAGAATTCGAGATCTTGCAGAACAGGCGTACAACAATAATAAGGCCATGGCTACGGGGTTTTTGGATCCGGCAGCCCAGGATGAGGCCGAGGCCGTAGCAAGAAGTATCCGAGGTATTGTGTACCGGTTTTTTGGAGGCTACCCGGGTGCGGAAAGGCAACGTTTAGTAGTCTATCCCGACTATCTTTCCGCGGATAGCTTCGATGAGCCCATCGGGGCAGTTGAGATTACCGGGAAGTGGGACGGGACGTTGACTCATCGGGATTTTTTAGGTTCGCTCACTGCCCTGGGCTTGAAAATTGATCGTTTGGGTGATTTGTTGCCCGGTCATAATAAGTGTCATGTATTGGTGGTGCCAGAAGTTGCGGACTTTATTACTCTTAACCTCACCCGGGTGGGTAGTTTCCCCGTTGAGGTGGTGCGGATTGATCCGGATATGCTGGATGTTGGTACCCAAAAGCTAAAAGAGATTAGAGGTACTGTGGCCTCCCTAAGACTTGATGCGGTGGCCAGCACCGGGTTTGGTGTGTCCCGCAGCAAGATGGCCAAAGAGATCAAGTCGGAAAGAGTCAAGGTGAACTGGCAGGTGGAAGATGATCCGGCCCAATCGATTAAGGAGAAAGATGTGATCTCCTACCGCGGTAAAGGTAGGGTTGTAGTAGAGGAGATTGGCGGAACCAGTCGCAAAGGACGGGTGCATCTGCGACTGATGCGAACGAGGTCATAA
- a CDS encoding YggT family protein, whose amino-acid sequence MKTIVYWTARLVRVYQILIFIRVLISWIPVDRNNRLIDALFQLTEPVLAPIRRIMPRTGMIDFSPVIALLILSFIERTLWYSLM is encoded by the coding sequence ATGAAGACAATTGTCTACTGGACAGCAAGGTTAGTGCGCGTTTATCAAATACTGATTTTCATCAGGGTGCTTATCTCCTGGATACCTGTTGATAGAAACAACCGATTAATTGATGCTTTGTTTCAGCTTACTGAGCCGGTTCTTGCCCCTATTCGACGGATCATGCCAAGAACCGGTATGATTGACTTTTCCCCAGTGATTGCGTTGCTTATCCTTTCTTTTATTGAAAGGACTTTGTGGTATTCTTTGATGTAG
- the proC gene encoding pyrroline-5-carboxylate reductase, which yields MLEGERLVVFGAGNMGKALLSGVLSAKLFPEEQILVVEKLEAKRAEVAQLGIQTTTDLAFACSFGTILVLAVKPKDIPDLLGELAPLVKEEQLVISIAAGISIQMLKSCLPAALVRVMPNTPALIGQGISAIAPEQSVTKEEQRKVAKLLGALGECVFVSEDLIDAVTGLSGSGPAYVFLLIEALIEGGVAAGLSRDVARRLTLQTVIGSARLLEETGQHPGVLKDQVTSPAGTTAAGLRILEERGFRSALIEAVLSATARSKELARGDG from the coding sequence ATGTTAGAGGGTGAACGCTTGGTGGTGTTCGGAGCAGGAAATATGGGAAAGGCCCTGCTTAGTGGTGTTCTATCCGCAAAGCTGTTTCCTGAGGAACAGATCCTAGTTGTCGAGAAGCTGGAAGCAAAGCGGGCCGAAGTGGCACAACTGGGTATCCAGACTACCACTGATTTAGCCTTTGCCTGTTCCTTTGGGACGATCTTGGTCCTGGCGGTAAAACCAAAGGATATACCGGATCTTTTAGGGGAGCTGGCACCGTTGGTCAAGGAGGAGCAGCTGGTCATATCCATTGCTGCAGGAATCAGCATACAGATGCTAAAGAGTTGTCTACCAGCGGCCCTTGTGCGGGTAATGCCCAATACACCGGCTCTGATTGGACAGGGCATCAGTGCTATTGCCCCCGAACAATCGGTGACAAAAGAGGAACAACGGAAGGTGGCCAAGCTCCTTGGGGCTTTAGGCGAATGTGTCTTTGTTTCGGAAGACTTAATTGATGCGGTGACCGGACTTAGTGGTAGTGGGCCGGCCTATGTCTTTTTACTGATCGAGGCTTTGATTGAGGGTGGAGTTGCCGCAGGACTATCGCGCGATGTGGCCCGCAGACTTACATTACAGACCGTGATTGGTTCCGCCCGCCTTCTAGAGGAAACCGGGCAGCATCCTGGGGTGTTAAAGGATCAAGTTACTTCACCAGCTGGAACAACCGCGGCGGGCCTGCGGATACTTGAAGAACGGGGTTTTCGGTCTGCTCTTATCGAGGCTGTCTTAAGCGCCACCGCCCGCTCCAAAGAACTGGCCAGGGGAGATGGATAA
- a CDS encoding cell division protein SepF — MDKVLSFLGLQDDQSAEKDAVQDKKENSKVKRGQLVEISKVKEWKIIIMEPQTFDEVQAIADHLKNGYPVIIRLGAAGKQLAKRIVDFLGGTTYALDGDFKRLGEAIFLCVPRSVTVETELHLDAEVSPEFWEPML; from the coding sequence ATGGATAAGGTGTTAAGCTTTCTAGGATTACAGGATGATCAATCTGCCGAAAAAGACGCCGTTCAAGATAAAAAGGAGAATTCCAAGGTGAAGCGAGGTCAATTGGTGGAGATATCTAAGGTAAAAGAATGGAAGATCATAATTATGGAGCCCCAAACCTTTGATGAAGTCCAGGCGATCGCTGATCATCTAAAGAATGGTTATCCGGTGATCATCCGCCTTGGAGCTGCGGGAAAACAGTTGGCCAAACGCATCGTAGATTTTCTCGGAGGAACGACCTATGCCTTGGATGGTGATTTCAAAAGGCTAGGGGAGGCTATTTTTCTGTGCGTTCCCCGTTCGGTCACGGTAGAGACAGAATTACATCTTGATGCCGAAGTAAGTCCCGAATTTTGGGAACCCATGTTGTGA
- a CDS encoding YggS family pyridoxal phosphate-dependent enzyme, whose amino-acid sequence MDFIARNIEQIRRNIAEAAAVSGRSYQDVTLVAVTKSVEAAAINQAIAQGVTDIGENRVQEARRKFPQVEPVRRHMIGHLQTNKADLALDLFELIHSVDSLRLGRVLSRSAVKKDKVVEVLVQVNISGEKTKYGVKPEEALALVSSLSDLDHIKVAGLMTICPYVDDPEQVRPFFRQMRLLKEKIESQGFPMEYLSMGMSGDYAVAVEEGSNMVRIGTAVFQKRCENGA is encoded by the coding sequence TTGGATTTCATCGCAAGGAATATTGAACAGATTCGTAGGAATATTGCTGAAGCAGCTGCCGTTAGCGGTAGGTCTTACCAGGATGTCACCTTGGTGGCAGTGACTAAATCAGTGGAGGCTGCTGCGATCAATCAAGCCATCGCCCAGGGAGTCACTGATATCGGTGAAAACCGGGTACAAGAGGCGCGCCGTAAGTTTCCCCAAGTCGAACCTGTCCGTCGACACATGATTGGACACCTGCAAACAAACAAAGCGGATTTGGCCCTGGATTTATTCGAGCTGATCCATTCGGTAGATAGTCTTCGCCTTGGGAGGGTACTATCCAGGAGTGCTGTAAAAAAGGATAAGGTGGTCGAGGTCTTGGTCCAGGTGAATATTAGCGGTGAAAAGACTAAGTATGGGGTAAAACCCGAAGAAGCTCTTGCTCTGGTAAGTTCCCTAAGTGACCTTGACCACATTAAAGTGGCTGGTCTGATGACCATCTGTCCCTATGTAGATGATCCAGAACAGGTCCGTCCTTTCTTTCGCCAGATGCGCTTGCTCAAGGAGAAAATTGAATCCCAAGGGTTTCCTATGGAGTATTTGTCTATGGGGATGAGTGGGGATTATGCGGTAGCGGTGGAAGAGGGCTCGAACATGGTGCGCATTGGGACCGCGGTTTTCCAAAAGAGGTGTGAAAATGGGGCATAG
- a CDS encoding LysE family translocator has product MEILLIFVGSFIVGLSGAIVPGPLFTVTISETTQRGIWAAPLLICGHALCEVAMIFGLVLGIGPLLQSGSMFRIISVIGGGILLWMSYGLFSSSFELELKGSVHSRRTNPVWLGALLSITNPHWIVWWATLGVKGIMEALTVGGILAVVAFGLGHILSDYLWYGFVGVALSLGKDRLTPGLLRGIQLFCGFALVVLGGYFIIEGLFI; this is encoded by the coding sequence ATGGAGATTTTGCTTATCTTCGTTGGTTCATTCATTGTGGGTCTGTCCGGGGCCATTGTGCCCGGCCCACTTTTTACCGTTACCATAAGTGAGACCACTCAGCGGGGTATTTGGGCAGCCCCCTTGCTGATCTGCGGTCACGCCCTTTGTGAAGTGGCGATGATTTTCGGATTGGTGCTGGGAATTGGACCGTTATTACAGAGTGGATCAATGTTTCGGATCATCAGCGTGATCGGTGGGGGTATCCTTTTGTGGATGAGCTATGGTCTTTTTAGCTCGTCTTTTGAACTGGAACTAAAGGGGAGTGTACATTCCAGGCGCACTAATCCGGTGTGGCTGGGGGCCTTACTGAGTATCACAAACCCCCATTGGATCGTGTGGTGGGCTACCCTTGGCGTTAAAGGTATTATGGAGGCCTTGACCGTTGGCGGCATATTGGCGGTGGTGGCCTTTGGATTAGGTCATATCCTTTCGGATTACTTGTGGTATGGGTTTGTCGGTGTGGCCTTAAGTCTTGGCAAAGACCGCCTCACTCCGGGACTGCTGCGGGGTATCCAACTATTCTGTGGTTTTGCCCTAGTTGTTCTTGGTGGCTATTTTATCATTGAAGGCCTTTTCATTTAG
- a CDS encoding undecaprenyl-diphosphate phosphatase gives MTIFKAVIMGIVQGLTEFLPVSSSGHLVLAGHFLGVEGPGLFLEVMLHFGTLIAVVVVFWQDIAAMIRSVVLFIGRRRLNSHDQMYLNLVWLLILGSVPAAVLGLVFKSKLELLFGSTKTVGLMLGITGVILAISGRLGSKGKQLGQVTALDALVIGTGQACALVPGLSRSGTTIGASLFRGLDRPTAARFSFLLAIPAVLGATVLELFSVSITSEAIVPVIVGTISAAVFGFIAIKILMEVLNRGRLIYFSLYLWLLSALVLLGIK, from the coding sequence ATGACCATCTTTAAAGCAGTAATTATGGGAATTGTTCAAGGTCTAACAGAGTTTTTGCCAGTCAGTTCGTCAGGTCATCTGGTGTTGGCAGGACATTTCTTGGGCGTGGAAGGGCCTGGTCTGTTTCTAGAGGTAATGTTACACTTTGGCACCTTGATCGCTGTGGTTGTCGTTTTTTGGCAGGATATTGCGGCCATGATCCGATCAGTGGTACTTTTTATAGGCCGGCGGCGACTCAACTCCCATGATCAGATGTATCTGAACTTGGTTTGGCTGTTGATCCTGGGCTCAGTGCCAGCCGCGGTATTGGGACTTGTTTTTAAATCAAAGTTGGAGCTTCTGTTTGGTTCTACTAAGACTGTGGGATTGATGCTTGGTATCACGGGGGTTATTCTTGCCATTAGCGGCAGGCTTGGTAGTAAGGGTAAACAGTTAGGGCAAGTAACTGCACTGGATGCTTTGGTTATTGGTACCGGTCAAGCCTGCGCATTAGTACCGGGCCTTTCGCGGTCAGGAACCACCATTGGGGCTTCCCTGTTTCGCGGGTTGGATCGACCCACCGCGGCTAGATTCTCCTTTCTTCTAGCTATTCCCGCAGTACTTGGAGCCACGGTGCTGGAGTTGTTTTCTGTCTCGATTACCAGTGAGGCCATAGTGCCAGTGATAGTGGGAACCATTAGTGCAGCAGTTTTTGGGTTTATTGCTATTAAGATACTGATGGAAGTGCTAAACCGGGGTCGGCTAATTTACTTCTCCTTGTATCTATGGCTCTTAAGTGCTTTAGTCCTCCTCGGGATCAAATAA
- a CDS encoding MFS transporter, with product MGVSAPVSNRRITWLAFLMDFGIGIVMLALPLLVMYRGGSAFQMGMIGLLHRLPCVLGCAVFGPFSDRIGRRRSILISCICLIVLYLLMGFCTSLVLTFFLVGGIGFANALFWPAVQAWMGDLYQGDTNQIIVTVGRYNLKWSVGQLLGNLLAGSLLRVGLGIPFVVSGIFAVMIALLAKNLPEVQVAELAQEEEDLRKDKDQRILHYVGYAQLANFCAWLALGMIVSIFPRIAAQRLLLTSVGTSLMIGCIGVARTACFVFLSKHHFWHYETLPLIKATLLGAIVFLLAFLLPVSLPISILALTSLGMIIALTYTNCVVYNISLSQDRGKATGFNEVIQLGGYCVGALLAGIGGSSTVVGLPYLIISIVFACGTLGLIRSLRVDERDYEADEPMDQARHTFS from the coding sequence ATGGGGGTTTCTGCGCCTGTTTCCAATAGGCGAATTACTTGGCTTGCGTTTTTGATGGATTTTGGAATTGGTATTGTAATGCTTGCGTTACCTCTTTTGGTTATGTATCGGGGTGGAAGTGCCTTCCAGATGGGCATGATTGGACTACTACATCGACTACCCTGTGTCTTGGGGTGCGCCGTTTTTGGACCCTTCTCCGACCGGATCGGTCGGAGAAGATCCATCCTCATTTCGTGTATCTGTTTGATCGTTCTTTACTTACTTATGGGTTTTTGTACTTCCCTGGTGCTCACTTTCTTCTTGGTTGGCGGCATTGGGTTTGCCAACGCCTTATTTTGGCCCGCGGTGCAAGCTTGGATGGGTGATCTGTATCAAGGGGATACTAATCAGATCATTGTTACCGTTGGTCGCTACAATCTCAAATGGAGTGTGGGTCAACTTCTAGGCAATTTACTAGCCGGTTCTCTTCTTCGGGTGGGACTGGGTATTCCCTTTGTGGTATCTGGGATTTTTGCCGTGATGATTGCCCTTTTGGCCAAAAATCTACCCGAGGTACAAGTAGCCGAGTTGGCCCAGGAAGAAGAGGATCTAAGGAAGGACAAAGATCAAAGGATCTTGCATTATGTAGGTTACGCGCAATTGGCCAATTTTTGTGCATGGCTAGCTTTGGGAATGATCGTTAGCATCTTTCCACGGATTGCAGCACAAAGACTTCTGCTTACTTCTGTGGGCACAAGTCTTATGATTGGCTGCATAGGAGTTGCCCGGACCGCATGTTTTGTATTCCTATCCAAACACCACTTCTGGCACTATGAGACATTGCCGCTAATTAAAGCTACACTTTTGGGAGCAATCGTGTTTTTGCTTGCGTTCCTCCTTCCCGTCTCGCTCCCAATAAGCATTCTAGCGTTAACTAGCTTAGGAATGATCATTGCCCTCACATATACAAACTGTGTAGTATATAACATTTCCCTGAGCCAAGACAGAGGCAAGGCAACGGGCTTCAATGAGGTAATTCAGCTGGGTGGATATTGTGTTGGCGCGCTTCTGGCGGGAATTGGCGGTTCTAGTACCGTAGTTGGCCTGCCGTACCTGATCATTTCTATTGTATTTGCCTGTGGTACCCTTGGCCTGATTAGATCCCTGAGGGTCGATGAAAGAGACTATGAAGCAGACGAACCCATGGACCAGGCGAGGCATACTTTCTCCTAG
- a CDS encoding glycine C-acetyltransferase, translating to MSLSFLQEHLTALQDSKLYNRIKVIEGAQGAWVEIDGRRMLNLCSNNYLGLANHPALREAAQRAIEEFGVGPGAVRSIAGTNSLHQRLEEQLAHFKKTEAVLSFQSGFNANLAVIPALVGKEDVIISDALNHASIIDGCRLSRATVYVYPHRDMAALEKLLGENQGRKVLVITDGVFSMDGDIAPLPEIARLAKQYGAITMVDDAHGEGVLGSHGRGIVDHFGLHGQIDVEVGTLSKAFGVVGGFVAGSKLLIDYLKQRARPFLFSSALTSADVAACQKAVEILDASDELVSRLWDNARYFQQQIQEAGFTLGQTETPITPVMLGESALAQALSEQLFAQEAVFAQAIVYPTVPQGKARIRVMVSAAHSQEDLDYGIAAFKRAGTQLGLI from the coding sequence ATGAGCCTATCATTTTTGCAGGAGCACCTTACGGCTCTGCAGGACAGTAAACTGTACAACCGGATTAAGGTCATCGAGGGGGCCCAAGGAGCGTGGGTGGAGATTGATGGCCGGAGGATGCTTAATCTTTGTTCCAATAATTACTTAGGATTAGCCAATCATCCGGCACTTAGGGAAGCGGCACAAAGAGCCATTGAGGAATTCGGTGTTGGACCTGGGGCAGTGCGTTCCATTGCGGGTACCAACTCACTACATCAGCGACTAGAGGAGCAGTTAGCCCATTTTAAGAAGACCGAAGCAGTCTTATCCTTTCAGTCGGGATTCAATGCAAACCTAGCTGTTATTCCTGCGTTGGTGGGAAAGGAAGATGTGATTATAAGTGATGCTTTAAATCATGCTAGCATCATCGATGGATGCCGATTGAGCCGGGCTACAGTTTATGTGTATCCCCATCGTGATATGGCTGCCCTTGAAAAACTATTGGGGGAGAACCAGGGACGTAAGGTTCTGGTCATTACCGACGGAGTGTTTAGTATGGATGGGGATATTGCACCCCTACCAGAAATTGCCCGGTTGGCTAAGCAATACGGCGCCATAACCATGGTGGATGATGCCCATGGTGAGGGGGTCTTAGGTAGCCATGGCCGGGGGATAGTCGATCATTTCGGGTTGCACGGGCAAATTGATGTAGAGGTGGGCACCCTGTCTAAGGCCTTTGGTGTCGTTGGCGGTTTTGTGGCTGGAAGTAAGTTGCTTATTGATTATCTTAAACAGAGGGCCCGGCCATTTCTGTTCTCCTCAGCCTTGACCAGTGCTGATGTGGCTGCCTGCCAAAAGGCTGTGGAAATCCTTGACGCAAGCGATGAGTTGGTAAGCAGACTATGGGATAACGCCCGTTACTTCCAGCAGCAGATTCAAGAAGCAGGATTTACCCTTGGACAGACGGAAACACCGATTACGCCAGTGATGCTTGGAGAATCGGCTCTAGCCCAGGCCTTAAGCGAACAACTTTTCGCCCAGGAGGCAGTCTTTGCCCAAGCCATTGTCTATCCGACGGTTCCCCAGGGTAAGGCCCGGATTCGGGTGATGGTATCGGCTGCTCATTCCCAAGAGGATCTCGACTATGGAATTGCAGCCTTTAAACGGGCAGGTACCCAATTGGGTTTAATCTAA
- the tdh gene encoding L-threonine 3-dehydrogenase has translation MRALVKTKAGQGLEMVEKPIPTPGVGEVLIQVRYASICGTDLHIYKWDNWAQGRIKPPLTIGHELSGQVAGLGEGVRNVQEGDWVSAEGHIWCGQCYQCHTGQKHICRQAQIIGVDRDGCFADYVVLPEQNIWKLHPEMDPCLGSVFDPFGNAVHASMSWNLGGRSVLVAGCGPIGVMCVMLAKWFGSYPIIAVETNEYRRGLAKKAGATHVFNPQDVDVAKKALEATAGQGVDIFLEMSGSESAIRSGISAVRPGGGISLLGIPGKEVSLDLAEVIFKQLTVLGINGRRVFDNWYMMEKLVLSGFDLQSLVTHRLPFSEWERGMQLMAEGTCGKVTLEIS, from the coding sequence ATGCGTGCTTTGGTCAAAACAAAGGCAGGTCAGGGCCTGGAGATGGTGGAAAAGCCAATACCAACTCCCGGTGTTGGCGAAGTGTTAATTCAAGTTAGGTACGCATCGATCTGTGGTACGGATCTACATATATATAAATGGGATAATTGGGCCCAGGGACGGATCAAGCCACCGTTGACCATCGGGCATGAGTTAAGTGGGCAAGTGGCCGGCTTAGGTGAGGGTGTCCGGAATGTACAGGAGGGTGACTGGGTATCCGCGGAAGGACATATTTGGTGCGGGCAGTGCTATCAATGTCATACGGGCCAGAAACATATCTGTCGCCAAGCACAGATTATCGGGGTGGATCGGGATGGATGCTTTGCGGATTATGTTGTGCTCCCGGAGCAAAACATTTGGAAACTGCACCCCGAGATGGATCCTTGCCTAGGTAGCGTATTTGATCCCTTTGGTAATGCGGTGCATGCTAGTATGTCCTGGAACCTAGGAGGCAGGAGCGTTCTGGTGGCAGGATGCGGACCCATTGGGGTAATGTGCGTAATGCTTGCTAAATGGTTTGGTTCTTATCCGATTATCGCGGTGGAGACTAATGAGTATCGTCGAGGGCTAGCCAAAAAGGCTGGCGCTACTCATGTATTCAACCCCCAGGATGTGGACGTGGCAAAAAAGGCCTTAGAGGCTACTGCAGGGCAGGGGGTTGACATTTTCCTGGAAATGTCCGGGAGTGAATCGGCGATTCGGTCTGGTATTTCGGCGGTTAGGCCTGGTGGGGGAATATCCCTGTTGGGTATTCCCGGCAAAGAAGTGAGTCTTGATTTAGCGGAGGTTATCTTCAAGCAGCTAACAGTCCTGGGGATTAACGGCCGGCGCGTTTTTGATAACTGGTATATGATGGAAAAACTAGTGTTATCTGGATTTGATTTACAGTCTTTGGTTACCCATCGGTTACCCTTCTCTGAATGGGAGAGGGGCATGCAGCTTATGGCTGAAGGAACATGTGGTAAAGTTACCTTAGAAATTAGTTAA
- a CDS encoding GntR family transcriptional regulator, with amino-acid sequence MSRSQNSGLYSEHIYADLKKRIIACEIAPGTLLSQGRLAEDYGVSRTPVRDALQRLEQDQLVSNLPKKGALVRTANFTDAVEVTRIRQVLEAYSVRAATVNLIEERKAGLADLLSKMAKAIDDSEVDQFYILERKWHEELITVSGNRRLEQVLITLVDPLCEKSYRTYINLVPDSTVVMYEDHAKIFETMLEGDAEKAGNLMSKHVERMVDAMLFMAKQLGNV; translated from the coding sequence ATGAGCAGGTCCCAAAACAGTGGACTATATTCTGAACACATATATGCCGATCTTAAAAAGCGTATTATCGCCTGTGAGATTGCCCCTGGTACCCTATTGAGCCAAGGAAGACTAGCAGAGGACTATGGGGTCAGCCGTACGCCGGTACGGGATGCCCTCCAGCGGTTAGAGCAGGACCAATTGGTTAGCAACCTACCGAAAAAGGGGGCTTTGGTCCGCACGGCAAACTTTACCGATGCCGTGGAAGTGACTAGGATTCGCCAAGTGCTAGAAGCCTATAGTGTCCGGGCCGCCACCGTTAACCTTATCGAGGAACGAAAAGCTGGATTGGCGGATCTATTGAGCAAAATGGCCAAAGCTATCGACGATTCAGAGGTAGATCAGTTCTATATATTAGAACGGAAATGGCATGAGGAATTAATCACTGTTTCAGGCAATCGCCGATTGGAGCAAGTGCTGATTACCCTCGTGGATCCTTTGTGTGAGAAGTCTTACCGGACTTACATTAACCTAGTGCCAGATAGCACTGTGGTGATGTATGAGGATCATGCCAAGATCTTCGAAACCATGCTAGAAGGTGATGCTGAAAAGGCAGGAAATCTAATGTCAAAGCATGTTGAGAGAATGGTGGATGCCATGCTGTTTATGGCTAAGCAGTTAGGTAACGTCTAA